In the Topomyia yanbarensis strain Yona2022 chromosome 3, ASM3024719v1, whole genome shotgun sequence genome, one interval contains:
- the LOC131693549 gene encoding cytochrome P450 9e2-like, whose product MEVNVIYLTLIVAILGIIYRRLTKNHDYFREKPIPSLAAWPVFGSTADLIMKKCTYIDFVKRVYDQFASVKVFGLFDTNSPVFVIRDPELIKQIAVKDFDHFVDRRPIFGTSSSDNPNVLFNKAVAMLNGQKWRDMRATLSPAFTGSKMRAMFGLMTDYSDQMVKILRTEVDSGKGYREYEMKDLFSRIATDIIATCAFGIEVESVKDTGNEFFVMGKAILNFFRTSVMLRMLAYSWFPELMQNLGIDVIDRKQIRYFTNIIKETVKNRETHGIVRPDMIHLLMLAKKGDLKYQQEKVKTVEGFATVEESNVGQVSVTKTLTDAEFTAQCMIFFFAGFEAISTAMVFMAYQLAMSPEVQQKLYEEILATNEQLKGKVLSYDTLQAMKYMDMVVSETLRLIANPMTDRLCVKDYHLDDGQGLRFTIDKGTCVWFPIYGIHHDPKYYPNPEQFDPERFNDTNRVNINMSTYLPFGIGPRNCIGSRFALMEMKAIMYQLLLNFSIERTEQTQVPLKVGKGLLPSISAHLKLRLRA is encoded by the exons ATGGAGGTGAACGTTATCTACTTAACGCTAATAGTCGCGATTTTGGGGATAATCTACCGTCGGCTTACCAAGAACCATGATTACTTTCGTGAGAAACCAATACCGTCGTTGGCTGCGTGGCCTGTGTTCGGCAGTACTGCTGATCTGATTATGAAGAAGTGCACCTATATCGATTTCGTCAAGCGGGTCTACGACCAATTTGCGAGTGTTAA AGTATTCGGTCTGTTCGACACCAACTCTCCGGTATTCGTTATCCGGGATCCGGAACTTATTAAACAGATTGCGGTGAAGGATTTTGACCACTTTGTCGATCGGCGGCCGATTTTCGGTACTAGCAGCAGTGACAATCCGAACGTGCTTTTCAATAAAGCCGTGGCTATGCTAAACGGCCAAAAGTGGCGTGATATGAGAGCTACTCTTAGTCCGGCGTTTACTGGGAGTAAAATGCGGGCAATGTTTGGTCTGATGACAGATTATAGTGACCAGATGGTTAAGATTCTGCGAACGGAGGTCGATAGTGGGAAAGGTTACCGTGAATACGAAATGAAGGATTTGTTCTCAAGGATTGCAACCGACATTATTGCAACTTGTGCTTTCGGGATAGAGGTGGAATCAGTGAAGGACACCGGGAACGAATTTTTTGTGATGGGTAAGGCTATACTGAATTTTTTCAGAACGTCGGTTATGCTTCGAATGCTGGCATATTCGTGGTTCCCAGAATTAATGCAGAATTTAGGAATCGATGTCATTGATAGAAAGCAAATACGATACTTTACGAATATTatcaaagaaacagtgaaaaatcGAGAAACTCATGGCATTGTTCGACCGGACATGATCCATCTATTGATGTTGGCCAAGAAAGGTGATCTGAAGTATCAACAGGAAAAGGTTAAAACAGTTGAAGGATTTGCCACGGTGGAAGAATCAAATGTTGGGCAAGTATCTGTCACCAAAACCCTGACGGATGCGGAATTTACAGCACAGTGCATGATATTCTTTTTTGCGGGGTTCGAGGCCATATCTACGGCAATGGTGTTCATGGCATACCAACTCGCGATGAGTCCTGAAGTTCAACAGAAATTGTACGAGGAGATTCTAGCAACGAACGAGCAATTGAAAGGGAAGGTACTATCATACGACACTCTACAGGCGATGAAATACATGGATATGGTTGTATCAGAGACTCTACGACTAATAGCAAATCCGATGACGGATCGTTTGTGTGTTAAAGACTATCATCTGGATGATGGCCAGGGTCTTAGGTTTACGATCGACAAAGGCACCTGCGTTTGGTTCCCGATATACGGCATTCATCATGATCCGAAATACTATCCAAACCCAGAGCAATTCGATCCGGAGCGGTTTAACGACACGAATCGAGTGAACATTAATATGTCCACATATTTACCTTTCGGAATTGGACCACGTAACTGTATCGGTTCGAGGTTTGCGCTGATGGAAATGAAAGCAATCATGTATCAGTTGTTGCTGAATTTCAGCATTGAGCGAACAGAGCAAACTCAGGTACCACTCAAAGTCGGGAAAGGACTGCTTCCATCGATTTCAGCGCATTTGAAGCTTAGGTTAAGAGCGTAG